From Pirellulales bacterium:
GGCAGCGGATGCGGCAGAGCTTGCTGTTGTTTCTGCAACTCCTCCTGCTGGCGATCGTGGCCCTGGCCCTTCTGCGGCCAAATTGGGAAGGGGGACGACTGGCCGGCGATCGCTACATCTTTCTCGTCGATAACTCGGCCAGCATGAACGCGACCGATGTCGTCCCCACGCGGCTGGACGAAGCCAAGCGCCGCGTCGAGCAATTGCTCGATCAGATGGACTCCGGCAGCAAGGGCATGATCATCAGCTTTTCCGACACGGCCCAGGTCGAGCAGAGCTACACCGACAACGTTCAGGAACTGCGCCGCGCGTTGGCCGCGATTCGGCCGACGATTCACTCCACGTCGCTCGACGAGGCGCTGCGGCTGGCGGCCGGCCTGGCCAACCCGAGCACGAGCATCGAGATCGGCAATGCCCAGTTGGCGGAGCCGCTCCCCGCCAAACTCTATATCCTGAGCGACGGCCGGTTTCCCGACGTGCGTGGGTTTTCGCTGGGGAATCTCGAACCGGAGTTCGTGCCGATCGGTATGGCCGACGCGGCGAACGTCGGCATCATCGCCTTCACCACCGGCCGCAGCGAGCTTCATCCCGATCAATTGCAGGCCTTTGCCCGGCTGGAGAACCATGGCGCCGAGCCCGTCACGGTGAACCTGGAGCTGTATCTCGACGGGCAGTTGCTCGACGCCCGGCACTCGAAGATCGCCGCGGGTGAGGCTGCCAGCGAGGCCTTCGGTCTGGGCTCGGTCGATCGAGGCGTGCTACGGCTGGCGGTGACGACGCCGGACGTTTTCATGCAAGATAATCAGGCCTGGGCGGTCATCAATCCGTCGCGGCGGGCGCGAGTGCTCTTGGTCACGTCCGGAAACGAACCGTTGCAGCGGGCGCTGACGGTCCCATCGGCGCAGCAGTGGGCGGAAGTGACTGAAATCAAGCCCGACGCGCTAAAGAATCCCGAGCAAAAAAAACTGGCGGCAGCCGGAGCGTTTGACTTAGTGATCTACGACCGCTGCCGGCCGGAGCAGATGCCGCAGGCCAATACCTGGTTTATCGGGGCCGTGCCGCCGCTGGCCGATTGGTCGGCGAGCGATCCGGTCGTTCAGCCGCAAATTATCGACAGCGACCGCAGCCATCCGATCACGCAAGGGATCGAATTGGGCGACGTGGATGTTCTGGAAGGCCGGCCGCTCAAAGCACCCCCTGGCGCCACCCGGCTGATCGACAGCAACAAGGGAATACTCATGGCGATCAGCCCGCGAGAAGGGTTTGAGGACGCCGTGCTGGGGATCGACTTGCTCAAGACGGACGAGCATGGCGAGGCGTATGCCAATACCAATTGGCCGATCAAACTGAGCTTTCCGTTGTTTGTCTCGAATTTGCTGCAATATTTCGGGCGCAATCAGCAGGCCTCGGCAGGGGCGAGTTATCATCCCGGTCAGCCGGTGGTGCTACGGAGCGATTCGGCAGCGCCGCTGGTCGTTCGGACCCCATCCGGGGAGTCGGCCGAAATCCCGCGGAGCCGGCAGAGCACGTTCAACTTTGCCCAGACGGATCAATTGGGCGTTTATGAGGTCCGCGAGGCCGGGAAGGCGACTCAGCAGTTCGCGGTGAACCTGTTCGACTCCCGGGAAAGCGACATCCGCGCCCGGACCGAGGGTTCGATCAAGATCGGGTTCAGCGAGGTGACGGCCCAAAGCCGCTGGGAGCCGGCTCGCCGCGAGATATGGAAGTTTTTGCTGGTTCTGGCTCTAGGCGTGCTGTTATTCGAGTGGTATATCTACAACCGCCGAGTGTATTTGTAGCGTTGGCGGCGCGTGAATTGCGGAAGCGAGTCGATCATGCCGCGACCCAAGGAAAAACGGCCCCCGCGCCGCCGCCGCAAGAGCGTGATCAACCATTTGTTGGAAGACAAATTGATCCAGCGGGTGAGTTACGACGAGTATCGGGCGAAAGTTCGCGATGTCTACGCTGGCCCCAAAGGGGCGATCCTGGCCACGTGCAGTTTTCTCTCGCTGCATAAGCCG
This genomic window contains:
- a CDS encoding VWA domain-containing protein; the encoded protein is QRMRQSLLLFLQLLLLAIVALALLRPNWEGGRLAGDRYIFLVDNSASMNATDVVPTRLDEAKRRVEQLLDQMDSGSKGMIISFSDTAQVEQSYTDNVQELRRALAAIRPTIHSTSLDEALRLAAGLANPSTSIEIGNAQLAEPLPAKLYILSDGRFPDVRGFSLGNLEPEFVPIGMADAANVGIIAFTTGRSELHPDQLQAFARLENHGAEPVTVNLELYLDGQLLDARHSKIAAGEAASEAFGLGSVDRGVLRLAVTTPDVFMQDNQAWAVINPSRRARVLLVTSGNEPLQRALTVPSAQQWAEVTEIKPDALKNPEQKKLAAAGAFDLVIYDRCRPEQMPQANTWFIGAVPPLADWSASDPVVQPQIIDSDRSHPITQGIELGDVDVLEGRPLKAPPGATRLIDSNKGILMAISPREGFEDAVLGIDLLKTDEHGEAYANTNWPIKLSFPLFVSNLLQYFGRNQQASAGASYHPGQPVVLRSDSAAPLVVRTPSGESAEIPRSRQSTFNFAQTDQLGVYEVREAGKATQQFAVNLFDSRESDIRARTEGSIKIGFSEVTAQSRWEPARREIWKFLLVLALGVLLFEWYIYNRRVYL